A section of the Melopsittacus undulatus isolate bMelUnd1 chromosome 3, bMelUnd1.mat.Z, whole genome shotgun sequence genome encodes:
- the GAREM2 gene encoding GRB2-associated and regulator of MAPK protein 2 has protein sequence MEKLAAGLARLRWSPAALPLDAIVSQCRLPTLVCLGQGERVEGVSAQDVLLVHSCRQWTTVTAHSLEEGHYVIGPKIDIPLQYPGKFKLLDQDRDLREPVQYFNSVEEVASIFPDRIFVMEAITFSVKVVSGEFSEDSEVYNFTLNAGDELTLMGQAEILCAKTVKEKSRFNTILRKLGKAAPAAGARQVKGKMPCLICMNHRTNESLSLPFQCKGRFSTRSPLELRLQEGEHTIRSIIEKVRLPVNVAVPSRPARNPYDLHAIREGHCYKLVSIISKTVVLCCILRRDELVPFHFLLLTDMPRFQLPEGLLAGDPQLEKLLRDSAAYCHDRFNPDEYSRAVREAKPDFLEECASPRRLRLCLPARGREELSQPLQRLSLCSCSPAGPTARCQGPRGTAGGTPRSPLPDCPDPDREYVTPDWAEPEFRTQEPLEIPYEELWSNPSLEGCCEPGSAAGRQDLVSFGVVAPLGSLHRPGVPGDEPRGGSPPPVPPKSEAVKEECRLLNAPPVPPRGGRPPAPCSPPAALSCSKLAPAPSPSPSLSYYSSGLHDGSVPRSGSGSPSPDAYSLYCYPCTWGDCKAGEAPGRPLPPAMQPPATQTSWSDPWAYAEAGAGVGSSCSTPLSGAEPPLKPYRSCPRLKPPHPQKRFAPFGALNPFASPAEWPESPEWPKPPSAPAAPSSSPEPFAPIEEPVPPPRPPKGFDGDSIIIHGAAPLSPAVLHGAEGGVTHLYLAQGVIEVPPAARGDGGAPLAAPRPSGDSSPWLPPADLSALSLEEVSKCLRFIGLSEDVVSFFARERIDGSIFVQLSEEILADDFRLTKLQVKKIMQFIKGWRPKI, from the exons ATGGAGAAGCTGGCGGCGGGGCTGGCCCGGCTCCGCTGGAGCCCCGCGGCGCTGCCCCTCGACGCGATCGTCAGCCAGTGCCGGCTGCCCACCCTCGTGTGCCTGGGGCAGG GCGAGCGCGTGGAGGGTGTCAGTGCCCAGGACGTGCTGCTGGTCCACTCCTGCCGGCAGTGGACCACGGTGACCGCTCACAGCCTGGAGGAAGGACACTACGTCATTGGCCCCAAGATCGACATCCCGCTCCAGTACCCAG GGAAGTTCAAGCTGCTGGACCAGGACCGGGACCTCCGTGAGCCCGTGCAGTATTTCAACAGCGTGGAGGAGGTGGCCAGCATCTTCCCAGACCGCATCTTCGTCATGGAGGCCATCACCTTCAGTGTGAAG gtgGTGTCAGGGGAATTCAGCGAGGACAGCGAGGTGTACAACTTCACACTGAACGCTGGGGACGAGCTGACTCTGATGGGCCAAGCTGAGATCCTCTGCGCCAAGACGGTGAAGGAGAAGTCGCGCTTCAACACCATCCTGCGGAAGCTGGGCAAAGCGGCGCCGGCAGCGGGCGCCAGGCAGGTGAAGGGCAAGATGCCGTGCCTGATCTGCATGAACCACCGTACCAACGAGAGCCTCAGCCTGCCCTTCCAGTGCAAGGGCCGCTTCAGCACACGCAGCCCGCTGGAGCTGCGGCTGCAGGAGGGCGAGCACACCATCCGCAGCATCATCGAGAAGGTGCGGCTGCCCGTCAACGTGGCCGTGCCCAGCCGCCCCGCTCGCAACCCCTACGACCTGCACGCCATCCGCGAGGGACACTGCTACAAGCTGGTCAGCATCATCTCCAAGACCGTGGTGCTCTGCTGCATCCTCCGCCGGGACGAGCTGGTCCCTTTCCACTTCCTCCTGCTGACCGACATGCCCCGCTTCCAGCTGCCCGAGGGGCTGCTCGCGGGGGACCCgcagctggagaagctgctgcgGGACAGCGCCGCGTATTGCCACGACCGCTTCAACCCCGACGAGTACTCGCGGGCCGTGCGGGAGGCCAAGCCCGACTTCCTGGAGGAGTGCGCCAGCCCCCGGCGCCTGCGGCTCTGCCTGCCCGCCCGCGGCCGCGAGGAGCTCAGCCAGCCCCTGCAGCGCCtgtccctgtgctcctgcagccccgCGGGGCCCACCGCCCGCTGCCAGGGACCGCGCGGCACCGCGGGGGGCACCCCGCGCTCGCCGCTGCCCGACTGCCCCGACCCCGACCGGGAGTACGTGACCCCCGACTGGGCTGAGCCCGAGTTCAGGACTCAGGAGCCGCTGGAGATCCCCTACGAGGAGCTCTGGAGCAACCCCAGCCTGGAGGGCTGCTGCGAGCCGGGCAGCGCTGCCGGCCGGCAGGACCTTGTCTCCTTCGGGGTTGTGGCCCCGCTGGGCTCCCTGCACCGCCCCGGTGTGCCCGGGGACGAGCCCCGAGGGGGCAGTCCACCCCCTGTGCCACCCAAGTCGGAGGCG GTGAAGGAGGAATGTCGGCTGCTGAACGCCCCCCCTGTGCCACCCAGGGGCGGCcgccccccagcaccctgcagcccCCCAGCTGCCCTGAGCTGCTCAAAGCTGGCACCCgctccctctcccagccccagcctctcATACTATTCCTCGGGGCTCCACGACGG GTCGGTCCCGCGGAGCGGCAGTGGTTCACCCTCACCTGACGCCTATTCCCTCTACTGCTACCCCTGCACATGGGGCGACTGCAAGGCCGGAGAGGCCCCTGGGCGCCCGCTGCCTCCTGCCATGCAGCCCCCTGCCACCCAGACCTCCTGGTCGGACCCCTGGGCGTACGCTGAGGCAGGTGCTGGGGTGGGCAGCAGCTGCTCGACCCCGCTCTCAGGGGCTGAGCCCCCCCTGAAGCCCTATCGCAGCTGCCCCCGCCTCAAGCCCCCACACCCCCAAAAGCGCTTTGCTCCCTTCGGGGCGCTCAACCCCTTTGCCAGCCCTGCTGAATGGCCAGAGAGCCCCGAGTGGCCCAAGCCACCTTCAGCCCCGGCTGCCCCATCCTCCTCACCAGAGCCCTTCGCACCCATCGAAGAACCAGTGCCCCCCCCTCGCCCACCCAAGGGCTTCGATGGGGACAGCATCATCATCCATGGGGCGGCCCCGCTCTCTCCTGCTGTCCTGCACGGGGCCGAGGGTGGTGTCACCCACCTCTACCTGGCTCAGGGTGTCATCGAGGTGCCACCAGCAGcgaggggtgatgggggggcCCCTCTGGCTGCCCCCCGGCCCAGTGGGGACAGCTCGCCCTGGCTGCCCCCCGCTGACCTCTCGGCCCTCTCGCTGGAGGAGGTGTCCAAGTGCCTGCGCTTCATTGGCCTCTCCGAGGACGTGGTCAGCTTCTTTGCCCGCGAGCGCATCGATGGCAGCATCTTCGTGCAGCTCAGCGAGGAGATCCTGGCTGATGACTTCCGCCTCACCAAGCTCCAGGTGAAGAAGATCATGCAGTTCATCAAGGGCTGGCGCCCCAAGATCTAG